Proteins from one Bacillota bacterium LX-D genomic window:
- a CDS encoding MATE family efflux transporter, with protein sequence MDRSEAMQDQKIGSLLFSFSLPAIIGMLVNSLYNIVDRIFVGRGVGAMAIAATTVAFPIMIILMAVSVLIGIGATALISIRLGEQKKEEAEKVAGNAMAMLILLPAILTVFVLLFTEPILSVFGASPAVFPYAKDFVHIIMLGSVFGSISMGMNNFIRAEGNPKMAMSTQIIGAVINGILNYIFIFKLGMGIKGSALSTVIAQFISAAWVLSYFFIGRSLVKIRLKNLKLQGPVLVSIMTIGFAPFAMQVANSIQQLILNKTLMFYSGDLALSAVGIMLSISTLLFMPILGLSQGAQPIIGYNYGAQQFDRVKETFKKAAIAGTCIALIGYLMISIWPSQIVGLFSKGDTELTTLTIHAMHVYLALFPVVGFQIIGSHYFQAVGKAVQSAILSLSRQLLLFIPLLLILPRFWGAEGVWMTAPLADLLSVMLTASFVYFELKKLGKDVQAPKSDPILSE encoded by the coding sequence ATGGATCGTTCAGAAGCAATGCAAGACCAAAAGATAGGCAGTTTGTTGTTTAGTTTTTCACTACCTGCTATTATCGGGATGTTAGTTAATTCCCTATATAATATTGTAGATAGAATTTTTGTAGGACGTGGAGTTGGAGCTATGGCTATTGCCGCTACTACAGTTGCCTTCCCAATTATGATTATATTGATGGCAGTTTCCGTTTTAATTGGGATTGGTGCCACTGCCCTTATTTCCATTCGTTTGGGGGAACAAAAAAAGGAAGAAGCTGAAAAAGTAGCAGGTAATGCTATGGCCATGTTAATTCTATTGCCGGCTATACTGACAGTTTTTGTTCTGCTGTTTACAGAACCTATTTTAAGTGTTTTTGGGGCTAGTCCGGCTGTCTTTCCCTATGCCAAAGATTTTGTACACATTATTATGTTGGGTTCTGTTTTTGGCTCAATTAGTATGGGCATGAATAATTTTATTCGGGCTGAAGGTAACCCTAAAATGGCTATGAGCACCCAGATCATTGGAGCAGTTATTAATGGTATTCTCAATTATATTTTTATTTTTAAATTAGGAATGGGGATTAAAGGTTCTGCCTTGTCAACTGTAATTGCCCAGTTTATTTCAGCAGCATGGGTCTTAAGTTATTTCTTTATCGGCAGAAGCTTGGTGAAAATAAGGCTAAAAAACTTAAAACTGCAAGGACCTGTTTTAGTAAGCATTATGACCATTGGTTTCGCGCCCTTCGCTATGCAGGTTGCCAATAGTATTCAGCAGTTGATTTTAAATAAAACATTAATGTTTTATAGTGGTGATTTGGCCCTTTCGGCGGTGGGAATTATGCTGAGTATTTCCACTCTCTTGTTCATGCCCATTTTAGGATTAAGCCAAGGGGCACAGCCTATTATTGGTTATAATTATGGGGCACAGCAGTTTGACAGGGTTAAAGAAACTTTTAAAAAAGCAGCTATAGCCGGTACCTGTATAGCTTTAATCGGTTATTTGATGATTAGTATTTGGCCTAGCCAAATTGTTGGCCTCTTTAGTAAAGGGGATACTGAACTGACAACTCTGACTATCCACGCTATGCATGTATATTTAGCACTTTTTCCTGTAGTTGGTTTTCAAATAATTGGCTCCCATTATTTCCAAGCAGTTGGGAAAGCAGTCCAATCTGCTATCTTAAGCCTCTCCAGGCAGTTATTATTATTTATACCCCTGTTACTTATTCTACCTCGTTTTTGGGGTGCAGAGGGGGTTTGGATGACAGCACCTCTTGCTGATTTACTGTCGGTTATGCTAACTGCATCCTTTGTTTATTTTGAGCTAAAAAAACTTGGAAAAGATGTTCAAGCGCCGAAATCAGATCCTATTTTGTCTGAGTAG
- a CDS encoding MarR family transcriptional regulator, translating into MELEQAKELHSLMFKFMGIFHEKFIAHFRRHFQFEPKLKKNHGKTIHILYQHDGLTATELGKMLDLEKGGLTTIIDQLEEMGLVKRVVDFDDRRKTLLFLTRAGREQMDQAIEELTSGFSNIFHGVSPEEIEDFMLNLKSVVNFLQKL; encoded by the coding sequence ATGGAACTGGAACAAGCTAAGGAATTGCATTCACTTATGTTTAAGTTTATGGGTATTTTTCATGAAAAATTTATTGCACATTTTCGGCGACATTTTCAATTTGAACCTAAACTAAAGAAAAATCATGGCAAAACAATTCACATTTTATACCAGCATGATGGCTTAACTGCTACAGAATTAGGTAAAATGCTGGACCTAGAAAAGGGAGGGCTGACTACAATTATTGATCAGTTGGAGGAAATGGGTCTCGTCAAACGTGTGGTAGACTTTGATGATCGGAGAAAAACCTTGTTATTTCTAACTAGGGCTGGAAGAGAGCAAATGGACCAAGCTATTGAAGAGCTCACCAGCGGCTTTTCGAATATTTTTCACGGGGTTAGTCCGGAAGAAATAGAAGACTTTATGCTTAATTTAAAAAGCGTAGTTAATTTTTTGCAAAAACTATAA
- the cphA gene encoding cyanophycin synthetase: MEIQHLTSFDGPNIFSYKPTVQMIVKLGDLVDTPTKELKNFNERIIKMFPGLVEHKCSLGCRGGFIRRLQEGTYLAHVTEHLCLEMQYLLGYDCKFGRTRQLNDDVYQIIYGCKHPKVGEECAKTVINIINQLIMDCEIQWENELNRLKTTCLNYEMGFSTRAIAEEARKRGIPVSDIDNSGILRLGYGKYQKIIAATLYENTSSVAVDIACDKTLTKYLLNEVSIPTPPSCRCATVDDALNFAQEYGYPLVLKPNSGHQGHSVCTNLSSPAELSNAFKLMLSNDVDDIIIEKQIQGKDYRVLVINGKAEAAALRVPPFIKGDGKSTIKELIDQLNQDELRGFGHEKALTKIEVDDLLKDFISKQGYTITSIPAKNKLVYLRANANLSTGGMAIDCTDLIHPQNKELAERAAKAIGLDIAGIDIISPDLAIPLVTNQGAIIEVNAAPGIRMHLKPFKGKSRNIVAPILDMIYPPGKPASIPLITITGTNGKTTTTRMIGHVLKKAKYNVGMTTTHGIYFNDNCLEYGDTTGPRSAKKVLNNRLVDIAVLETARGGILRDGLAYEKADIAVFTNLTNDHLGIDNINSLEDLLNVKSLVIEAVHKNGTCVLNADDEWVMKVKEKAQSNIILYSTRPQNPYLLQHVQNGGEVIYQSGEYIYYSNGHVAQKIIKVQHIPATLNGSLKHNIYNSLAAIGALKAFGLPLEQIETSMQSFYSDERTNPGRFNIYEIKDFKVILDYGHNFDGYKFTIEGIKNLQPNRMIGVIGVPGDRRDEDIRQVGELCGESFDYLIIKEDKNLRGRKRTEVANLLYEAAAQKNPFLEIILEEEIALIKALEYAQKGDIIAVFFEEFESLAKILNSKIKNLQV, translated from the coding sequence TTGGAAATACAACATTTAACATCTTTTGACGGACCCAATATTTTTAGCTATAAACCAACTGTTCAAATGATTGTTAAGTTAGGAGATTTAGTAGATACACCAACTAAGGAACTAAAGAATTTTAACGAAAGGATTATTAAAATGTTCCCCGGGCTTGTGGAACATAAATGTTCCTTGGGCTGCCGGGGAGGATTTATTCGACGGCTGCAAGAGGGAACTTACTTAGCCCATGTTACAGAACACCTTTGTCTGGAAATGCAGTATTTGCTGGGTTATGATTGTAAATTTGGCAGAACAAGACAGCTCAATGATGATGTATATCAAATTATTTATGGCTGTAAACATCCAAAAGTTGGGGAGGAATGTGCCAAAACAGTCATTAATATAATTAATCAATTAATTATGGATTGTGAAATTCAGTGGGAAAACGAACTAAACAGATTAAAGACAACATGCCTAAATTATGAAATGGGATTTAGTACCAGAGCAATTGCTGAAGAAGCTAGAAAAAGAGGAATTCCCGTTTCTGATATAGATAATAGTGGGATTTTGCGTTTAGGCTACGGCAAATATCAAAAAATTATAGCTGCCACTCTCTATGAAAATACTAGCAGCGTGGCTGTAGATATAGCTTGTGATAAAACTTTGACTAAGTATCTTTTAAATGAAGTTTCTATTCCAACTCCCCCAAGCTGCAGATGTGCAACAGTCGACGATGCTTTAAATTTTGCTCAAGAATATGGATATCCACTAGTTTTAAAGCCCAATAGCGGACATCAAGGACATTCCGTATGTACAAATCTAAGTTCCCCAGCTGAGCTCAGCAATGCTTTTAAGCTGATGTTAAGCAACGATGTAGATGATATTATAATTGAAAAACAAATCCAAGGTAAGGATTATCGTGTTTTAGTAATCAATGGGAAGGCAGAAGCAGCAGCTTTACGTGTTCCACCATTTATCAAGGGAGATGGAAAGAGCACAATTAAAGAACTAATTGACCAATTAAACCAAGATGAACTAAGGGGTTTCGGACACGAAAAAGCCCTTACTAAAATAGAAGTAGATGATTTGCTGAAAGATTTTATATCAAAGCAAGGGTATACTATTACTTCAATTCCTGCCAAGAACAAATTAGTTTATTTAAGGGCTAATGCTAATTTGAGCACAGGAGGTATGGCTATTGATTGTACAGATTTAATTCACCCCCAAAATAAAGAGCTGGCAGAAAGAGCGGCCAAGGCTATCGGATTGGATATTGCCGGAATAGATATTATTAGCCCCGATTTAGCAATTCCTTTAGTAACCAATCAGGGAGCAATTATTGAAGTTAATGCCGCACCTGGAATTAGAATGCATTTAAAACCATTTAAAGGGAAAAGCAGAAATATTGTTGCTCCTATTTTGGACATGATTTATCCGCCAGGGAAGCCAGCTTCCATTCCCTTAATTACCATTACCGGAACTAATGGCAAAACTACAACTACTAGAATGATCGGGCATGTTTTAAAAAAGGCTAAATATAATGTTGGGATGACAACAACCCACGGTATATATTTTAATGATAATTGTTTAGAATACGGAGATACTACTGGACCCAGAAGTGCTAAGAAGGTTTTAAATAATCGGCTGGTGGATATAGCCGTTTTGGAAACTGCTCGCGGAGGAATTTTGAGGGATGGCTTAGCTTATGAAAAAGCGGATATTGCAGTATTTACAAATTTAACTAATGACCATTTAGGAATAGATAATATTAACTCCTTGGAAGATTTGTTAAATGTTAAATCCTTAGTGATTGAAGCAGTGCATAAAAATGGGACATGTGTCTTAAATGCGGATGATGAATGGGTTATGAAGGTGAAAGAAAAAGCCCAAAGCAACATTATTTTATACTCAACCCGGCCTCAAAATCCTTATTTATTACAACATGTCCAAAATGGAGGAGAAGTTATCTACCAAAGTGGGGAGTACATCTATTACTCCAACGGGCATGTTGCTCAGAAAATTATTAAAGTACAACATATTCCAGCAACTCTCAACGGCAGTTTAAAACATAACATTTATAACAGCTTAGCAGCTATTGGAGCATTAAAAGCTTTTGGACTGCCATTGGAACAAATTGAGACAAGTATGCAGAGTTTTTACTCTGATGAGCGGACAAACCCTGGAAGATTTAATATCTATGAAATTAAAGATTTTAAAGTAATTTTAGATTATGGACATAACTTTGATGGTTATAAATTTACTATTGAAGGAATCAAAAATCTTCAACCAAATAGAATGATCGGAGTAATTGGAGTACCTGGTGACCGCAGAGATGAGGATATTAGGCAAGTAGGTGAACTGTGCGGGGAATCTTTTGACTATTTAATTATTAAAGAAGATAAAAATCTTCGTGGAAGGAAAAGGACAGAGGTAGCTAATTTATTATACGAAGCAGCAGCTCAAAAAAATCCCTTTTTAGAAATTATTTTAGAGGAAGAGATAGCTTTAATTAAAGCTCTGGAATATGCTCAAAAAGGAGATATTATAGCTGTATTTTTTGAGGAATTTGAGAGCTTAGCTAAAATTCTTAATAGCAAAATAAAGAATTTGCAAGTTTAA
- the pstC gene encoding phosphate ABC transporter permease subunit PstC, whose translation MLQKNFSEKIIEKVIFTSALTAILAVFLIILFVFQKGLPAIQEVGLTNFLLGKDWLPSSNVFGIFPMIIGSIYVTLGALIFSIPLAVLCALFLAEFAPTKIGRIVRSGIELLAGIPSVVYGFFGMIVIVPLISRVFGGFGYSSLAGSVILAIMILPTIISVAEDAINAVPPAYKEGSLALGATHWQTITKVILPAASSGILAGVVLGMGRALGETMAVIMVIGNAAKLPGSFLEPVRTLTANIAMEMAYSSGLHREALFATGVVLLLMVMSLNITLTLIMKRRVLAR comes from the coding sequence ATTTTGCAAAAAAATTTTTCCGAAAAAATAATTGAAAAGGTTATTTTTACTAGTGCTCTAACTGCTATCCTGGCAGTATTCTTAATTATTCTTTTCGTATTCCAAAAAGGGTTGCCAGCAATACAAGAAGTTGGTTTAACAAATTTCTTACTAGGCAAAGATTGGCTTCCTTCATCCAATGTTTTTGGTATTTTCCCTATGATTATTGGTTCTATTTATGTGACATTAGGTGCACTTATTTTTAGTATTCCTTTGGCAGTACTCTGCGCTCTCTTTTTAGCTGAATTTGCACCTACTAAAATTGGTAGAATTGTACGCAGCGGCATAGAGTTACTGGCAGGAATTCCTTCAGTTGTTTACGGTTTTTTTGGCATGATTGTAATCGTGCCCCTAATTAGCCGTGTCTTTGGAGGTTTTGGCTATAGCTCTTTAGCCGGTTCGGTGATTCTAGCCATTATGATTTTACCGACAATTATTAGCGTTGCTGAAGATGCTATTAACGCTGTTCCTCCAGCATATAAGGAAGGATCTTTGGCTTTAGGGGCAACCCATTGGCAAACAATAACTAAAGTTATCCTTCCAGCTGCCAGCTCAGGTATTTTAGCCGGAGTAGTCTTAGGTATGGGGCGAGCTTTAGGGGAAACCATGGCAGTGATTATGGTTATCGGTAATGCTGCCAAACTACCCGGCTCATTTTTAGAGCCAGTTAGAACATTAACTGCCAACATCGCCATGGAAATGGCTTACTCATCAGGCCTCCATCGGGAAGCACTTTTCGCTACAGGTGTAGTGCTGCTCCTAATGGTTATGTCCCTGAACATTACACTTACCCTGATTATGAAAAGGAGGGTCCTGGCCAGATGA
- a CDS encoding phosphate ABC transporter substrate-binding protein, with protein MLKKASKIMTVMMLLGILTAGLVGCGGSKTEGGDNGASEEKTTITVAGSTSVQPVAQELADAFMETHQNITINVQGGGSGVGIESASNGAADIGTSSRELKPEEKPLKEFAIAKDGIAIVVNPQNSLTDISKDQLQKIYAGEITNWKDINGKDAPIAVITREESSGTRGAFQELVMGKDAQGNEIPIVNSAIVQNGTGAVKQGVATNANAIGFISLGAIDDTVKAVSIDQVKPSKETVLAGTYKLQRPFLFLTKEEPTGAVKEFIDFVLSPEGQNIVGKEFIAVK; from the coding sequence TTGTTAAAAAAAGCAAGTAAAATCATGACAGTAATGATGCTTCTAGGTATTCTAACAGCAGGTTTAGTTGGCTGCGGCGGCAGCAAAACTGAAGGCGGCGATAATGGAGCCTCTGAGGAAAAGACCACAATTACTGTAGCAGGTTCTACTTCAGTCCAACCTGTAGCACAGGAATTAGCAGATGCTTTTATGGAAACACATCAAAATATCACAATTAATGTTCAAGGCGGCGGTTCCGGCGTAGGTATTGAATCTGCTAGTAACGGTGCTGCTGACATTGGTACCTCTTCTCGAGAATTAAAACCCGAAGAAAAACCTTTAAAAGAATTTGCCATTGCTAAAGATGGTATTGCCATCGTTGTTAATCCGCAAAACAGTCTAACTGATATTAGCAAGGATCAATTACAAAAAATTTACGCTGGTGAAATTACTAATTGGAAAGATATTAACGGTAAAGATGCTCCCATCGCCGTTATCACCCGTGAAGAATCTTCAGGAACCAGAGGAGCTTTTCAGGAATTAGTAATGGGTAAAGATGCTCAGGGCAATGAAATTCCCATTGTCAACAGTGCTATTGTACAAAATGGCACAGGTGCAGTTAAACAAGGAGTTGCCACAAATGCAAATGCTATTGGCTTTATCTCCCTAGGTGCCATTGACGATACCGTAAAAGCCGTCTCCATTGATCAAGTAAAACCCTCTAAAGAAACAGTACTCGCTGGAACTTATAAGTTGCAAAGACCCTTCTTATTTTTAACAAAAGAGGAACCTACAGGTGCTGTGAAAGAATTTATTGATTTCGTCTTAAGCCCAGAGGGTCAAAATATCGTAGGCAAGGAATTCATTGCGGTAAAATAA